A genome region from Meriones unguiculatus strain TT.TT164.6M chromosome 19, Bangor_MerUng_6.1, whole genome shotgun sequence includes the following:
- the LOC132649190 gene encoding uncharacterized protein LOC132649190: protein MQVQIQIARRDNRIGFPSLIMLGRHGMCFSGIHFNGISFDEYTQEIILLPSSLCLRYSTLPLSSSTHGPSPSVCVRKSPRYSSISSEMPPSHCSFKEISSWQRERGTASYPPSASAEQLTTAAADSGSSCASSCDLQGCITVCTPSVAWLACMVPSDSRLRWPIVRPEPWNRLSAPCGRRTYYTLWPGSLHGWMGVLEDRVKLQKMGWDARGMQRTGKGNLGILYINAHRSKACRARAAAALPHAPSSGCSLGLVRGDNPGLDVVAFSQRVGLNMDEPGTCCVCLAGQSWRKAKGKEEMLLSVVRLLLALLS from the exons ATGCAGGTTCAGATACAGATTGCAAGGAGAGATAATAGAATTGGTTTTCCAAGCCTGATCATGCTCGGAAGACATGGTATGTGCTTTTCAGGAATCCACTTCAACGGAATCAGCTTTGACGAGTACACACAAGAAATAATATTGCTGCCATCCAGCTTGTGTCTGCGGTACAGCACCCTTCCCTTGTCTTCAAGTACTCACGGTCCCTCTCCATCAGTGTGCGTACGGAAAAGTCCACGTTACTCAAGCATTTCTTCTGAGATGCCGCCCTCCCATTGTTCTTTTAAGGAAATTTCTTCCTGGCAGCGTGAGAGGGGCACTGCCTCCTACCCCCCTTCTGCCTCGGCGGAACAGTTGACCACAGCAGCAGCCGACTCCGGCTCGTCATGTGCTTCCTCATGTGAT CTCCAGGGCTGCATCACTGTGTGCACACCAAGCGTCGCCTGGCTCGCCTGCATGGTTCCCTCTGACTCCCGCCTGAGATGGCCCATCGTACGCCCAGAACCCTGGAATCGCCTGTCTGCACCCTGCGGAAGAAGGACCTACTACACGCTCTGGCCAGGGTCTCTTCATGGCTGGATGGGGGTCTTGGAAGACAGGGTGAAGTTGCAGAAGATGGGGTGGGATGCTAGGGGCATGCAAAGAACTGGGAAGGGAAATCTAGGAATACTATATATCAATGCCCACCGAAGCAAAGCATGCAGGGCGAGGGCAGCCGCAGCCCTGCCTCACGCCCCCAGCTCCGGCTGCTCTCTGGGATTAGTCCGAGGGGACAACCCAGGCCTGGATGTGGTGGCATTCTCCCAGAGAGTGGGACTGAACATGGATGAACCAGGTACCTGCTGTGTCTGCCTGGCAGGGCAAAGCTGGAGGAAggcaaagggaaaggaagagatgcTGCTGAGTGTCGTGAGATTGCTGCTGGCTCTGCTGTCTTAG